The following proteins come from a genomic window of Neptunomonas concharum:
- a CDS encoding DsrE family protein, whose translation MLSSYARFLLLISLVALPIKSFADSHYQSQKVVYHMNYHDEGRISETMTNISNHLQSLPEDQIDIKVVVHGKAIEYFVDAKDNQAKQITLDSLRLRDVQFIICGNTLQGYQITKDDLYEVEDEDIVQAGLPEIVHLQQQGYVYVRP comes from the coding sequence ATGCTTTCCTCATACGCACGATTTTTGCTATTAATCAGCTTGGTAGCTCTACCCATTAAAAGCTTTGCAGATTCGCATTATCAGTCGCAGAAGGTCGTTTATCATATGAACTATCACGACGAGGGGCGCATTTCTGAAACCATGACCAATATTTCAAACCACTTACAATCACTACCTGAAGATCAAATTGATATAAAAGTCGTCGTGCATGGTAAAGCGATAGAGTATTTTGTGGATGCCAAAGACAATCAAGCCAAACAGATTACCCTTGATTCGTTAAGACTGAGAGATGTGCAATTTATTATTTGCGGCAATACCTTACAAGGCTACCAAATCACAAAAGACGACCTATACGAAGTAGAAGATGAAGATATTGTGCAGGCTGGTCTGCCTGAAATAGTGCACCTGCAACAGCAGGGCTACGTCTATGTACGCCCATGA